The window CGGTATACCAGGTCAGAAACACGAAGGGGGTACTAATTAGTCGCAGGCGGTGGATATCAAGATCGGGATACTGCACAATGGTTGATGCCAAGATGTACTCATAGGCACCAATATCCCCTAGACGTACGGTTCCCTTACCCGTGTCTCTACGCCCAAAATCCCACTGATAGTCCAAGACATTGCGCCAATCAAAACCGGATCTGGATACATCCAGATAAATAGTTCCACTATCTCGGGTGCGTCCACGTACATGTTCTACTTCGTAGACAAAGCTTTGTCCATATCGGAAATCGTACACTCCGTACCATCTTTCTGCTGATGCACCCATGGTACATAGGATCACAATGAACAGTGTCAAGACTGCGCTGTACTTTAAACGTGACATCGGTATCTTCCTCCCCTATAGATAGGTAAACTAACCTACATTAATATGATACCATAAAAGAGAAAATCTGACACTGAAAAGAGTTTATGATTATATTGGTAACCTGGGTATGCTAAAGAGGAGTTCCCATTGCGGTGCCGAATATGAATTTGTTGGGGAGGAGACGTAGCTTTCTATGGGAAATTTACAGGTTGCTGTGGTGTCCTTAGGGTGCGATAAAAACACTATTGATAGTGAGATTATGTTAGGTATTCTGGTGCAACATGGTTTTGCGATCACCACTGATCCCCAAGAGGCAGACGTGATTGTGGTTAATACCTGTTGTTTCATTGAGGATGCGCAGCAGGAATCAATAGACTGTATCTTGGAGTCAGCCCAATATAAGACAATGGGTAAGTGTCGAAGCCTAGTTGTTGCAGGTTGCCTCGCCCAGCGATTTTCGGAGGAACTATCCTCGGAGATTCCTGAGGTGGATGGTTTTTTAGGCACCGGTCAAGTGTCTCAGGTGGTCGAGTTGATTAACCGGACACTCGAAGGTAAGCGGGTGAGTTATGTTGGAAAACCAGCCCTAGTAGAAGGGCCTCGCATTGTTTCGACTCCCACCCACTATGCGTATCTGAAAATAGCGGAGGGTTGTGATCACCGTTGTGGTTTTTGCGTGATCCCCTCGGTGCGGGGACGTTTCACCTCTCGCCCCGTGGAGCGAGTGCTCGATGAGGCCAAAGGACTAGTTGCCGCGGGCGCTAAGGAGCTTATTTTAGTTGCCCAAGATACCAGCCGCTATGGGATGGATTTGGAGGGCAGACCCTTACTTGCATCCTTGTTGCACAGTTTACACGAGATCGAAGGGCTCCGTTGGATTAGGGTATTGTACACATATCCAGCACAGATTAACGATGAACTGCTTACAGCCCTTCGTTTACCTAAGGTGTGTCGCTATTTGGATTTGCCATTGCAACATGCAAGTCCGCGGGTTTTGCGGTCCATGGGTCGCCCGGTGATGGATTACCGAAGGCTGATTGCCAGTATACGAGAGAAGGTGCCCGGTATTTCATTGCGTACGACCTTCATCGTTGGTTACCCTACAGAAGAAGAGGAAGACTTTCAGCAGTTGCTGGATTTCGTGCAAGAAGCCAAAATCGAGAATCTAGGTGTATTCCAGTTTTCCCCCCAAGAGGGCACCAAAGCGGCCAGACTTCCCCAGCTACCTACACAGGTTGTGCAGGAAAGGTATGCAAAGATTATGGAGGTCCAACAAGGAATTGTCGACATGCTCAACGAAGAACTAATCGGAACTGTTCTGCCAGTAATGGTCGATGGCCCTTCTATGGAATCGAATCTGGTATACCAGGGCCGGCATGAAGGACAGGCACCGGACATTGATGGACTGGTCTACCTTGGCGTTGAGTCTTTGCCGGGGACTGTGGTGAATGTGAGAATAACTGACGCACACGCATATGACCTTGTAGGGGAGGTACTTGATTTTGCCTAATTTGCCCACAATATTG is drawn from Limnochordia bacterium and contains these coding sequences:
- the rimO gene encoding 30S ribosomal protein S12 methylthiotransferase RimO, producing the protein MGNLQVAVVSLGCDKNTIDSEIMLGILVQHGFAITTDPQEADVIVVNTCCFIEDAQQESIDCILESAQYKTMGKCRSLVVAGCLAQRFSEELSSEIPEVDGFLGTGQVSQVVELINRTLEGKRVSYVGKPALVEGPRIVSTPTHYAYLKIAEGCDHRCGFCVIPSVRGRFTSRPVERVLDEAKGLVAAGAKELILVAQDTSRYGMDLEGRPLLASLLHSLHEIEGLRWIRVLYTYPAQINDELLTALRLPKVCRYLDLPLQHASPRVLRSMGRPVMDYRRLIASIREKVPGISLRTTFIVGYPTEEEEDFQQLLDFVQEAKIENLGVFQFSPQEGTKAARLPQLPTQVVQERYAKIMEVQQGIVDMLNEELIGTVLPVMVDGPSMESNLVYQGRHEGQAPDIDGLVYLGVESLPGTVVNVRITDAHAYDLVGEVLDFA